A stretch of DNA from Dioscorea cayenensis subsp. rotundata cultivar TDr96_F1 chromosome 4, TDr96_F1_v2_PseudoChromosome.rev07_lg8_w22 25.fasta, whole genome shotgun sequence:
aagggagaggaaattataaaaccctcagAACAAATTAATGAAGAATTAATGGGGAATGATATTTCtgaatatattgaaaaattgaatttgctatgtagataaGGGTCGAAAAGAATAAATCAACATAAGAccgaaaataaatgatatattcatctacaatgtggctacTGAGATGATGATCCAAAAGCCACGATCTATTAAtgaatgtcgacaaagaaatgattggccaaaatggaaagaaccTATCTAGGTGAAAGCTAAATTCCTTATCAAAATGAGAGGTGTTTGGGCATCGTGCCAACACCAGAAGGGATAAAACAGTcagttataaatgggtgttcttgagaaaaaaagaaataaaaaaatattgaaattgtaAGGCACAAAGCAAGACCGGTTGCTCGAGGTTCCTCTCAAATGCCtagtattgattatgaagaaacatattCACCTGTAATTGATGAAattactttttgatttttaattaacatAGCAGCTAGATATGCAaatgatggatgttgtcacatcatatctatatggattacttgaaaatgacatatatatgaaaaatccctAAAGTTTATAAGATAACATACATTAcaaatcaacaacatttatattctattaaattacaaaagACCTCTCTatgaattaaaaacaatttggaCTGGATATGGTATAACTGCCCTCgttgaatatcttataaaaagaaaggtaccaaaatgatagtatatgtccatgtgtgtttattaaaaagttatactaacggttttgttgtgatagtAGTATATAtgagatgatttaaatcttgtaggcactccttACGAAATTACAATTGCAACATCATATCTGaggaaagaatttgaaatgaaagatttgggaaagaccaaattctgTCTAGGTATACAAATTGAGCAATTATTCCTGagaatatttgtgcatcaacCAACCTATATAGAAAAGGTCTTGAAAAGGATTCAATATATAGAAGATTTATCCNNNNNNNNNNNNNNNNNNNNNNNNNNNNNNNNNNNNNNNNNNNNNNNNNNNNNNNNNNNNNNNNNNNNNNNNNNNNNNNNNNNNNNNNNNNNNNNNNNNNNNNNNNNNNNNNNNNNNNNNNNNNNNNNNNNNNNNNNNNNNNNNNNNNNNNNNNNNNNNNNNNNNNNNNNNNNNNNNNNNNNNNNNNNNNNNNNNNNNNNNNNNNNNNNNNNNNNNNNNNNNNNNNNNNNNNNNNNNNNNNNNNNNNNNNNNNNNNNNNNNNNNNNNNNNNNNNNNNNNNNNNNNNNNNNNNNNNNNNNNNNNNNNNNNNNNNNNNNNNNNNNNNNNNNNNNNNNNNNNNNNNNNNNNNNNNNNNNNNNNNNNNNNNNNNNNNNNNNNNNNNNNNNNNNNNNNNNNNNNNNNNNNNNNNNNNNNNNNNNNNNNNNNNNNNNNNNNNNNNNNNNNNNNNNNNNNNNNNNNNNNNNNNNNNNNNNNNNNNNNNNNNNNNNNNNNNNNNNNNNNNNNNNNNNNNNNNNNNNNNNNNNNNNNNNNNNNNNNNNNNNNNNNNNNNNNNNNNNNNNNNNNNNNNNNNNNNNNNNNNNNNNNNNNNNNNNNNNNNNNNNNNNNNNNNNNNNNNNNNNNNNNNNNNNNNNNNNNNNNNNNNNNNNNNNNNNNNNNNNNNNNNNNNNNNNNNNNNNNNNNNNNNNNNNNNNNNNNNNNNNNNNNNNNNNNNNNNNNNNNNNNNNNNNNNNNNNNNNNNNNNNNNNNNNNNNNNNNNNNNNNNNNNNNNNNNNNNNNNNNNNNNNNNNNNNNNNNNNNNNNNNNNNNNNNNNNNNNNNNNNNNNNNNNNNNNNNNNNNNNNNNNNNNNNNNNNNNNNNNNNNNNNNNNNNNNNNNNNNNNNNNNNNNNNNNNNNNNNNNNNNNNNNNNNNNNNNNNNNNNNNNNNNNNNNNNNNNNNNNNNNNNNNNNNNNNNNNNNNNNNNNNNNNNNNNNNNNNNNNNNNNNNNNNNNNNNNNNNNNNttttaaataatttatttctatGCCATACATATGTCTAACACTGTAAACATTGCTAGAGTTCAAAATTAGCTCATAAGAATTTTACTCAAATTAAGCTCTACTTAATTTCAAAAGCTCAAgctcaattttaatttagctcaaaatttaaattaaattattttttatttttattttcttttaactaGAGTtcaaaattaaaagtttttttaaatattgtgagAATTCAAAATTAGCTTGTAaaagtttgatattttataatttgatttttgtatttaaagataaataatacaaattatataatgtTTTCAATGTAATAGCATATCATacattgtaaatatataaaaatcataatatatttatataattcgaGGTATCGAGCTAAACTTAATCAAGGCTGACTCAACTAAGATTTAACtggaaattaaaatcaaattaattatttttgaattagacTTTGGTTGAAACCAAAACTTCATTTACAacctaatttttgtttttaaagattaatAATACAAAGTTatataatgtattattataaaaacaaacaaaaaaaacactaCGGTTGAACCCTCTGATTATTTTAGGCAGTAATTCTAAAAGATAAACACTAAATAAATTGAACTGAGAACAATAATAAGTGACTGAATTTGGGCTAGAATTTACATGGATAAAACAGAGCAGAGGACTTACACTAAATATTGATATCAATCATCAATTACAATATAAATAGGTTCCTTACTGTACAATAGACATTCACCTGGACTAGAAGAACAACAGTAAAAACTCTCTCATCAGATCCTGCAGAGAAGAATGCTACAAGTAAACTGGCAGGAATACAGCAAATGAATGAGACCGCTTGTGAGAAACAACTACAAAAATTTCAGAACCTGTGAAAGGCTCACAACCAACTCATTCTATGTGAAATAGTCTTGTTGCACGACAGTGATGAAGTCCGGAGATAACAAGTCGTCTTTGTATTTTCCTAAGTCACCGTTCCCTCGGATATGCCAATAAATTTTAGGAGAAAGCGGAGTGTATGGATCTGCATATTTCACCAAATCAAGATTTCAATGCATCAGTAAAACATGACACTGAAATGTGACAACAAATTGATAAGTTTTCTACTCATCTAATTTGGAATTCTGTATTAAGTTCTTGCTTGTACCAAAATTAACACTTAATTGGAGTGAGTTGCAGCGAAGTTAAAAAGTATGGAAGCAGCAGTATGAAGCATTACTGTATATAAACCAAATGTGAGATCGGTCGATATTTTGGCTGATTTGAAGTTGGAATGCAACCTCCATAGTAAGGAATGTAATATGTAATAAACCCTTAAACAAGAATTTATGAATTATGAGGATACCTGTACAAGTTGGGAGATCCGGTTCTCTTGTAGAATGCAACACACTTGTCCCTGAGAGTACGGTGACAAGTCCACAAATTTCCGATACAATATTACTTGCATCTTGTCCATACCAATCCTGCAGAAGGATAGAAGCATGGTCCATATAAGCAGAAGATAGAACGGAATACGCTCTCCAATTGAGCATTTCTATGTACCTTGAACATTATGGCACTTGCAAAAATTGTGAGAGTTGTGAACATAGCATAATAGATGGGAGAAACCACTGCAGTATTGAAAGTATCCAATGCCTGAAATTGACAGTAACAACATACTTTAAGCATgaagaaatcattttcaatattaccaaaagattttaaattttaaatcctaAGGATCATGGATTCCATAAGtagcaaataaaagaaaaggcgTTATGGTTGCATTGttaaaattcaatattaaatTCAGTAAAGTTGGAAATTGGGATTTTTATGAAAActaatgcaaaatgaaaatatgcaATTTTAGCCTATGATGGTGACCAACATCTAAATCCTAATATACCATTAAGCATAGGCTCAATATTGAATTGCTAATTAAACTATGcccaaaaatagaataaaattctCATGATAAGGCTATGAAAATAGCTTGCTGAACATGAAATGTGGTTCATACAgtcattaaaaaattgtatatcTATACAAATATAGAGCCATATCAACCTCTTAATGTTGATTATAACTTGCTAAGATTTATTCAAGTGATTACCTTGTTCAAGTAATTCAACTGAATGACAATACAAGAGACCGCAACCATGACAAATACCCAGGTTTGGAAATAACCAGCTTGGTTGATGCCCTCAATAGTAAGTTTGATTGCAATACCTACGGCCTTTATACTCATTAcctgaaattaaatttaaaaaatttaatgaatccAGTCAGCTAGACGGTGAAAAGCACTTCTAAATCAGAACCAAGGAGCAAATATTACCGTCAAAGATCCAATGATAGAGCATATACTTAAGTAAATCATAATGTTTGATTGCCCATATCGCGGTGCAGTATGCAACATCAAAACAAGCGACACTGCAACTGCTGCACCAGTGTAGAAAAGGAAGGCTGGACAATTTCCACCAAGCAATCTAAACACCAGTCAGAAAGACAAGATCCAAAACCAAGCTCAAACAAGAGAGGCAAAGAAAGGACAAGATTCATCTTAGTTACCCGGTTGTGTAGCTAAAGACCAAATCTCATCCACTGAGCTTGGAGTCTTCTCTTCTGGGGCATGTAAAACAATGACTGTTGAGCCAACTATGCATAAGATGCATCCCAACACACCCAACTTTTGAAGCTTTTCCCTCAAAAGGAAGTGTGCCAAAACCGCACTGCAAAGCCATTCCATCCCCACAAAACCAGTACGCACAAACATCAAAAAGCCTTCAAACTTATGCAATATATGAAGGAACTAAATTCTATGATCAAAGGACTACaaacaaacaagtaaaaattGACAGATTGAATAGCATGTTAGTGTTGACAACCAACAATCAAAGAATAGCACACAGACATGTAACACTAACAAGAAATTGAACATATAACACTGACAAGAAAAGCCTATATATATTTACCAAAGAAAAGAAGTCAATTCAGACTCAAGAAAACAGTGATCAAGAGGCACCAACAGAACAGTGTAAGCAATAAATAGCAAGGAGATTAACATAAAGAGATGCCAAATTGAGCTATTTATCCAGATGaccacaagataaaaaaaaaactaattaaaggGCCAAAGGAAGTCATCAAATACGCAGCATACTTTCAATCCTCCCTTCTATTGACCCCTCATGAATTCTTACCTCACTATGATGCTCAAAGCTCCCAACGGCGTCACCAGCACCGCCGGCGCAAACATATAAGCGACGAAATTGGCAATCTCCCCAAATATCACTGCCAAAAACTCAATCAAAGATCGAACTTTTCCTCAAAAAATGGCAAAAATATCCaattaaatcaccaaaaatccattaaaaaaaacctagagCTTAATAAGAACCAAACTCACTGGTGATCATCCCGACCCACCACAACGGCTCTACCAGGTACCCATAACCACCAAATCCTACAACACAAACaccaaaacacaagaaatcaGTAGCAGAACAAACACAAAAccatgaaatcaaaagaaaaatcaggGTTTGATGGAAAACCCGCAGCTGCGCCACGGGATGCCGCACGGCGAAGGCcaaactttttcaaaataaagCTAGCCCCGATGAAGGCACTGGACGAGAGGGCGAGCGCGAACCCCTTGGCGTTATCGGACACGGTCATCGCTGGCGACGTTGATCGGCCGCTGGTGGTCGTCGGATCATCGGCGAAGCGATCGCCGCGATAATCTCTCGTCCACCCGCGCGATCCGCGCTTACCGAACAACGAAGGAATGAAGCGAAAGGCGGAGAATAGTAgttgaatttattaaattaaatatatatatatatattatttttaattaaatttttttctttttttattagttattattcaatatgatattaatttaataaatttaaaaaatttgagagaaAGTTTATACTTTTGTATGATTCGATaggaataaatttaattaaaaaaatatatattagaagGAAAAAGTTGAAAGTGGTCAACAAaagactaaattttttttaatttattaattattaaatgccTTTTTATTTTCAGTGTTTGAAATCTACCGCCAATTTATGAAGGGACTCACATCCGTCTAGTTTGAAAACTTAAGCACCTCGTGATTCTTTTGTTTGGTGGGCCCGAGTAGTCCCTCTCAAATTCCAtctattttggtgatttttttgtgtgaaaaattacatttataccATGCTAgggtttctaatttttttttttaattcttaagaTGTGGACAAATCATTCTTACAATGAGTGTCTCAATCATATATTAAAAgagaattaaaatattttatattttaaataaaaaattaaatgttttaacCGCTAAATTATTagcatgataattttttatttatttttaaatcataatttaaactattttttaatttttattttggttatatataaaaatgcaattttaaatttatttttattaactcaGGAAAGCTTTTTCGATTCCCAAAAAATCatgcatttttattaaattcgTAAGGGGATCTCtaactttcaaaattttttatttttaaattaaattaatgcaTAACTGCCTTTTCCTTACAAATCTCTGTTGGGGGCCGGTGCTAGTGCTTTTCCGCGGGCACAACGGGCTGTTGTTGTGTTTGTGCCCGAATGGCCACAGGTTCATTACAACTTACAATTGCGTTTTTTTAGGTAtggtataaaatatatgaaaaatttaaataaataaaaaaagtgatgttttagtaataatttatgatttaatatttttaatccatgataataataataataataataataataatcttaattCTGCCctctaaaaattttcatttctaaacTATAAAAGATATTTGATGATTCTTGATTAGCTAATGTGTAACATTGTGATTCTATtctctaatattattttttcctttttgataaCTCTTGATCATGTAATATATAACATCTTGGTTCtataaaaaaactctttttccttctaaatttttattttagtttattttgaaAGGATATTTAGTAACTTTTAATTGTCATATCATTGCCCACACGCTCGGGATTATTACTGAACCCTCTATAAAACCTTTTATttctaaacttttatttttttaaaaaaaaaatatttggtgaCTCTTGATTAACTAATATGTCACATCGTGGTTCTATCCTCTAAagactttttttccttttaaactTTTACTCTGTATGTTAGTTATTTTGGAAGGATATTTGGTAACTCTTAATTGTCATATCATTTTCAACCCACCCCTGATTACTACAAGCCCGCCCTATAAACTTTcattcataaattttaattttaaaaatgacattttGTGACTTTTGATTAGTTAACATGTCACATCATGATTTTATCCTCTAATTTTTTTGGTGACTCTTGATCAGTAAataaaagattggaaaaaaagATATCTATGGGATAAAATTAagagtaattatatatatatatatattacagaaagaaagaaaatatttttaatattttttcaaagtCACTTCCACTAAACGAAAGtattgtgaaaattttaaatatattgaaaaagtttttttattattatttatatgtattcataaaatagaattatgagaaaataaaataaaactatctCAATAAATCccctcaaaaataataattaactgtttaataaaaaaagattataaatcatattttctaattctttcaaaggtttggggaaaaaatgttattggtattatattatatttcaaatttttctgagAACCATTGTTTCATGTTTGGGTAAAccgtttaataataatattttaaccaCTCTTACAATATAACAAGAAGGGTGTATTTTACTTTACTTTGTTTCCAAATGGAGggttacataaaataaataacacacaAATAAAATCTCCtaaagttttaatcttgtaatAATAAAGAGTATGCATTAGCCAATGTGCCACTGTGAAATGCACCTAGGAAGTCAATTCACGAATTCAAGTCTTACGCACGGTAGAAAATGGGTCCTTTGATTATGAGTATTGGTTTATAacccaaatattattttatcaagtAAGACGTATAATCAGACATTCAATTCCCAGTTATACATAGTCTCCAGATTATGTTAagcacatttataaaaaaaaattatattataactatatatacatcctatatgttatttttatgaaatgtgGACAAGTCACGTGTCAAAACATGTACAAATGAACTTAGATTCAGATCTTCCTCCAATCCCCCTTTTAGGTAAAACatgaaaattctatataaaagaTCCGGTGCCAATAGTCAAACAAATTGTTGATATaagtaataattatttacaaaCACACAagcaaaaaatttataatatattcatacaatatttaatgataataattaattaatcaatcaaattcaaataatcataacaatattttaatattcaCCACAAATTGGTTGAACCCAACCAAGTGAGTTGGGTCAGGTCAGGGTCTATTTGGCCCAATAGCTTGGCCCCTGAAAGCGAAAccccaatctctctctctctctctctctctctctctcgatgatATCTCTTGGTTCATCAATCTCCGTCCAAGTACTCACCGGAAGGAAGTTGGATGTGCTCCGGCAAACTCCGGGAAGTTTCCGGCGCTCTCAGTATGCAAGGCTATCTCCTCTTGGTGAGCTCTTTCGTGCCTTTTGTATCTCTTCTTGCATCAATTGCTTTCTTTCTGGAAATGATTTTATAGGGGATTGAGTTGTGGATTGATAGTTTCCAAggatttgtttttgtgtttaatttagggtttttttgagATAAAGTTTGGATCTTTTTAGAACTTTTTAACAAGTTTGTGATTAGATTGCTTGTTATTGTGGCATTCCTTTTCTAGTTTTTATGTGTTATTTAGTGGATTGTTTGGATTTATTGGAACTATTGGTTTAGTAATTTAATGTTGCTTTTTGTGAGGTGAATCGCAGAACTTTGATCTTTCTCAGAAGTTAGAACCCGTTTGTATCATGTTGCCTTCTGCTTATGATAAACTAGCTCATTATGTTTGCTTGAGTTATGAaatgaattttatttgtaaGTTTCTGTAGGTCTGACATGAtttgataaaaatttcaatcttcTTTGATTGCTATGATTTTGTAGAGTTTTTGTTGTTGCCCAGAGTGtctagttgtttttgtttgtaatcTAATTTATGAGTTCTGTTCTTTTCCCTGCTTCAACACTTGATTTTTCTTGAATGTCAGTGTGTTATCTGATTGCTGTGCCTTTCTGTTTGAGTGTTCTCATTGATATGTTTGTCGATGTGAGTTTCATTCCCAAACAGATGACTTTTCAATCGATTAATTGGGTTTATAATCAAATATGTTCGGTATTATCTGAATAAATTGGAATCAAGCTCTGTGCATTGAATCT
This window harbors:
- the LOC120259572 gene encoding probable magnesium transporter NIPA6, which gives rise to MTVSDNAKGFALALSSSAFIGASFILKKFGLRRAASRGAAAGFGGYGYLVEPLWWVGMITMIFGEIANFVAYMFAPAVLVTPLGALSIIVSAVLAHFLLREKLQKLGVLGCILCIVGSTVIVLHAPEEKTPSSVDEIWSLATQPAFLFYTGAAVAVSLVLMLHTAPRYGQSNIMIYLSICSIIGSLTVMSIKAVGIAIKLTIEGINQAGYFQTWVFVMVAVSCIVIQLNYLNKALDTFNTAVVSPIYYAMFTTLTIFASAIMFKDWYGQDASNIVSEICGLVTVLSGTSVLHSTREPDLPTCTDPYTPLSPKIYWHIRGNGDLGKYKDDLLSPDFITVVQQDYFT